One genomic window of Elaeis guineensis isolate ETL-2024a chromosome 2, EG11, whole genome shotgun sequence includes the following:
- the LOC140855676 gene encoding polygalacturonase-like encodes MASHKFLLLSLVLLSFNHLFCYSKLDEDSTLGYLDDISSYDMTAYPSYYAVHGERGTIAYQPNRFVLERVARVAGFGYSQKVVNVEDHGAKGDGTTDDTEAFEMAWKEACSSSTSAVLMVPENKNYLLKPITFSGPCKSDVSVMIKGTIEASSDRSDWNGKNGRHWILFSGIQNLYVGGRGNVNGNGKIWWQNSCKINKSLPCKDAPTALTFYSCDKLTVENLNIKDSQQIHVSFERSTNVDVSSLTITAPESSPNTDGIHVTETKNIQITNCVIGTGDDCISIESGSQNLKATNIVCGPGHGISIGSLGDHGSEAQVSDVIVDTAQLKGTTNGARIKTWQGGRGYAKNIVFQNFVMHDVNNPIIIDQNYCDSKTQCKQQTSAVEVSNVMYKNFKGTSASEVAIKFDCSTTVPCHGIILQDIDLAGGDGDATTSLCNHVNWTKKGNVIPLPCAK; translated from the exons ATGGCCTCACATaaatttcttctgctctctctcgtCCTGTTGTCCTTCAACCACCTCTTCTGTTATAGCAAACTGGATGAAGACAGCACACTTGGCTACCTTGATGATATTTCTTCTTATGACATGACTGCATATCCATCGTACTACGCAGTACATGGAGAAAGAGGTACAATTGCATATCAACCCAATAGGTTTGTCCTGGAGAGAGTCGCTCGAGTCGCTGGATTTGGGTATTCACAAAAAGTGGTGAATGTGGAGGACCATGGTGCCAAAGGTGATGGAACGACTGATGATACAGAG GCATTTGAAATGGCCTGGAAGGAAGCTTGCTCCTCTTCTACTTCAGCTGTCCTCATGGTGCCTGAGAACAAGAACTACCTACTTAAGCCAATCACCTTCTCTGGCCCTTGTAAATCTGATGTTTCTGTGATG ATCAAAGGAACAATTGAAGCATCTTCAGACCGATCAGATTGGAATGGAAAGAACGGCAGACACTGGATCCTATTCAGTGGCATCCAAAATCTTTACGTGGGTGGTCGTGGAAACGTCAATGGCAACGGGAAGATATGGTGGCAAAACTCTTGCAAAATCAATAAATCACTT cctTGCAAGGATGCTCCAACG GCCCTGACCTTTTACTCTTGTGACAAATTGACGGTGGAGAACTTGAACATTAAAGATAGCCAACAGATTCATGTATCGTTTGAGAGAAGCACCAATGTTGATGTTTCAAGCCTCACCATCACCGCTCCAGAGTCGAGTCCAAATACTGATGGCATTCACGTTACCGAGACCAAAAATATACAGATAACAAATTGTGTCATCGGGACTG GTGATGACTGCATATCTATCGAAAGTGGGTCTCAAAATCTGAAGGCTACAAACATAGTCTGTGGACCAGGCCACGGAATCAG TATTGGAAGTTTAGGAGATCACGGCTCGGAAGCCCAAGTCTCGGATGTGATTGTGGACACGGCACAGCTGAAAGGAACCACAAATGGTGCCAGGATCAAGACCTGGCAG GGAGGCCGCGGCTATGCAAagaatattgtatttcaaaatttcgTTATGCATGACGTGAACAACCCTATAATTATTGACCAAAATTATTGTGATTCAAAAACGCAATGCAAACAACAG ACTTCAGCTGTGGAGGTAAGTAATGTGATGTACAAGAATTTCAAGGGAACAAGTGCTTCGGAAGTTGCTATCAAGTTTGATTGCAGCACAACTGTCCCATGCCATGGTATAATACTGCAAGATATCGATCTAGCTGGAGGAGATGGGGATGCTACAACAAGTTTATGTAACCATGTAAATTGGACCAAAAAAGGGAACGTGATCCCGTTGCCTTGCGCCAAATGA